The Anabas testudineus chromosome 3, fAnaTes1.2, whole genome shotgun sequence sequence TTTAAGTGAGTGAATACATGTGAGTAGACGCCCTCTTCACAGTAACTCAGTCACACAATCAGTTAAACGGCGGTCACCTGACAGTTTTGTAGTACAAGTACATTTGTATCTTCCACAGCTGAAGTGGGAGAGACTGTAAATACAACAAGTATCGGTTGAGGTGTCACAGTGTCTAGTTTGATGGGCAACAGTTCATTTTATTCACATCAAACCACTGAACCTTCTTCCAGTTCACTTCAGAGAATCCCACACATGGGTCCTGGCGAACTCCAGCTCAGAGTTAAcatgggttgttttttttttttcctctaatcGTTGCTATGTGCACAGTCTCTTTAATCTCAGCTGCAGAAGCTGTGCACTTCTTGCACAGTCACAGACCTACCATAGGCAGATTCATGCTTGTGCCATACTCGTTTCTCGATGATGGAGATGTTCGGTGACTAGGACATTTTCTTTTAGGGTGCCATCGCTTACTTTTTGTCTGTTGGAgtatgtttttgtaaattcatctaaaaaaaaagactaataaaATCACCTACGATTcattgtgaataaaacaaaaggggaaaacTTCCAACAGGGTGAGTATCTTTCATAGTCATTGTAGTTCTGTTAAAATGGAGAGACTCATGCTATGTtactaaaaacagaacaatgtgaAAAGAAGCTGTCACAGCACTGAAGCTGTGTAAACCGAGGAGTGACTGACAGTCAAATGACGGCACGGcaatacaacaaacacagacaactaCATGACGAATACTTGCACAACTGGTAGACTGACATCAACATAACACTCCTACTTCAGTGaacgaaaaagaaaaagcaaaaaaaaaaaaaaaaaaaaaaaagggtctgATAAAGTGAtaaagcaatttttttttttttaaatactccATTTCAGCCAGACTTGGAAATAACCAAGACGGCCTAATGGAATTAGGTGTAAATCCACTTTATACCTTTTGGGAAATACTCTTTTGGGGGTTGAGTTATGTAACTGATGAAGTGCTTCAGATTAAAGTCAGAACTGCTGAAGCCCCAAAGCTGAGTGCTTTTTCAGTGCAGCCTAACATTATATAATCTGCTACATCCATTCATTCCTTCACCcttactttaatttaatgtgcGTTTCATCCATGTATCTAGGTACAAAAATCCTAATCCACACACGTCCATGTTCATTCTTATAGGAGACCAAACGTGTCACACCCATAGGGCAGCGTTTACATTCTTACATCTCAGACCAAAGCGGGCGATTTGGAGGTAGGAGACAACGAGAGACTGAGAAAGTGGCACTGCACTCGCTGATCAGTATGTGATGTTTGTCCTCCTCACCTATGTGCAGCTCTGACGCCAGCGTTTCCTTGGTGAGACTGAGCAGCTCTATCCCGTCTATGTTGTTGGCCCTGAATTTGTCCACCAATCCCCCGAGGCCTTCCTCCATCAGCCACTCTGACACATCGTCCTCTGACCAATCGCTGACCAACAGCTTCGATCGGCCTGCCGAGGTTCTCCCTGAGAGGGGGAATCAAAGCAAGTCGGTCAGCCCTCGACAGCTGCAGCACCTTTTGAAAAATGACTGCATACTCTCCATGGAAGACTATCCTGAAATCCTGCTGACTAATTATTGATCAGGGGCTGTGGCTAGCACGACTTGTGTaatgatataaataaatgtctggAGGTTTCATCGACGTTTTCATTGACACAGAGTGAATCTAAAAGGTGAAAAGAAGCCAGTGCATGCAGAAATGGTTTCATGTTAGAGCAAACTGGGATCTGACACCTACAGGTACAAAAGATGAACATTTCTAATTATGATAACATGTTGGGATTTTCATTCTAGAGTGAAAcatattatattgtaaaatatattttcttctttcttaccTTCATTTGACGTCAGAGCAGGTTCctctgaaacacagaaaggaaTCAGTAACTGTAAACACGAGCACTGCAACGTAATCTTTGAGCAATCTTACAACCCTTCAAAATGAGACGAAGGAGTGATTAAGGAAAAGAGAGCTGTCTTGTACACAACACCTGTGTCCTTCACAACAAGATGGAACTTTTTTTAACCTGTGATGTAACAGTTAAGTGACTATGGCAGTGACCCTTCATGTAGTATTCAAAATTTGCAGAAAATATACAGAACGTCTTAAAGATTTTGTGCAGATAAGATAACAAAGATAAGACAAGAGCAGTAAAACCTGGTCTATGTCAAAAAGCAATATTTTagttaaaaacaacactaaCCAGGCGACAACTTCCCGCCTTCCCATTGGACACAAGTTGGaggtgcagtaaaaaaaaaaggcagaaataaaaatagatttcaagacaattaatataaatacagtaataagttaaatgtgtatgcgtgtgtttTTCCCACCATATCCGCTGCATCCGTCCTCCAGCCTCCAGATGTTTACAGTCTTATCCATAGATCCTGTAGCAATTAGCGGTGAAGTTGGAGAGAAGGCACAAGCTGTCACATACCTGCAGCAGGGAACAGTAATCAGATGAATACTAATTCTGTCAACAGTGAGGTATAGGATTTCTGtataataacaaacaaacaacaacaacaaaagactTTCCAAAGAGACTCATCAGCTTATCGATGGAGTTAAATTCCTAAATATAGAAGGTCCAGAACttgtaaaactaaatattactaAAAATGCACATGTCTAAAAGTAAGTGTAtaaaaataagatataaatataaaactgctTCTGTGAACATGCAGGTCTATTGAAAGCATTtaagaaactgaaactaaaagcCACAAGCTTTGACTCAGCTGTAAGGGCCCCGCCTGAACATCTGAGGCTGCAGTTGAGCTATTACATGGTTAAAAGGTGGGCACTACAGCTTGATACTGAAGCAGTGATTGAAATATTCTCCATCAGAGGGCCAATTCAGTGGTTGCTTACCACGTCAAAAGGCTAAGGCACTAAGATGTGAATAAGGATTAAAATTGATTTTTCGGTAGATTCAAGAAAATCAAGGCAACGTTAACGAGGACAAACTCCCTAAAGCTAAGCTGAATTGCTCAAGAATGTTGATCCACAAAAGCTTGTTGGCTTCAAACATGTCTAAAATCTCCAATAAGTACTGAAAGAAAAGCACTAACACAATATTAAGTCCGTTTCACACTGTTTTAATACGAGTTTGTCTGAAGTCAAATGAGTTTCCTGGAGGCTTCTGTCAAGTTTTGTGATTTGCTTCTTTACTTTCCTTCAACTTGCCTCGACTACTTCCACTTCAGTTAGCGATTTTCCAAAATGACTTTCATTTGTGCCACTGAAAGGAAATGAGCTTGCTGCCTTTCAATTACAGGTGGCTGGATGGACGCGTAAGTAGCAAGCAAGTGCGATCATTCAGCTGTGGCTTCCACGTACGTGCACCATATGCTTAAAGGAAGAGATGTAGCGCGAGTAGTTGAAcctttttctaaaaaaaatgctaaatgcaTGTATCGTGAGCACACAGCGTCAGTAACTTTTGAGGTTCAAAATCACATATAGATGTATCATATATGATAATTAATTCTGTTGGCTTCTAAATATTTTTGTTAAGTATTAAGCATTTTAGTTTGCTCACATTCagaacactgacactgagaaaACCAACTAcacaaaactcaaacacaacaataagTACATATTTACCTGTCGTGCTTTTTCAACGTGTAAAGCAAAACTGCATTTTTCTGCAAATAGAAAAAGGATAGCAATAAGCAGAATATAAATATTATGTTATGAATGGTGCGGTGTATACTGGTAAAACCTATTACTATTaactaaatcaataaaaaaaggagaagtACTTACAGCATCATAAATTGTAACAGTTTTGTCCACAGagctgaagaaaataaataaaaaaatacaattaaaactATGTAATGTTTTAACTACCTGactgtgtgctgcagttctGTCACTGAGAAATAAAGCAATCCATGTCTCCCTCCAGTGGATCCTCTGAGGTACTGCACTCCTACATTTGTGTTGAGGGTGGCCTATTTATGTGTCCAGGCAGTTAATCTATATTTTACACTTCTTCATCCTGATCCTCAATAAATCAGAATCCGTGTCTTGATCTATTTAGAATGAAGACACcaatgtaaaatacagttttatgatCTGCCCTCCAACTGCACCAGTGCAATATGAATTTCTTGCGGCAATGTGAACGGTTACAAATCCTTCATGTTTTCAGAGGAACATACAGCGGTTATTGTATATTTTAGCCCATCGCTTAGTAATGTTTGCATCCTCGTCACCGTTGGTGAATTCAAGAAAGCGTCACCAAGGCTGCAAAACAGTGACCTTTACTCTATTTACTCAACAGTCACCAAGATCCCGATGGACCAATGCTAGTTCAGCTTCTGGCTAATTACAACACTAgtataacacaaaaacacaaatagaatACGACACTGAAGAGAACCAGACTGACAAAAGCAAGGTCATTAAGCAACAAGCAAACTAGAACCATGCAACAATATGtttataaaactgtgtgttcagGATTATGAATGAATCATGGTTAATTTAGTAGCAACTCCAGTGTGAAggatttttttcagtgtacAAACTTTCCAGTGCACTTTTTTCATAGAGTCCCCCACCCGACATCTCCAGTTGGGCATATTGTTGGGAGGCCTGAGGTGACGTGCACAGCTACTATTCTCTCCTAAACTTAGGATCTTACCCGCTCACAAGCAGCTGCCCATCTGACGAGTACGCACAGGAGAGCACTGGAGCCGTCTGACTACTTAATGTGTGCAGGAGCTGCATCTTAAAGACTGcgtgaaaaagaaaaacaattgaAAAAGATATTTTTCAAAAGGGTCAGTacaagcaaaagagaaaagggaataAGTCACTAAACCCTTAGAGCTGGACTTTGTAATGGACCAGATCTTCAGCTGACTGTCCTGTCCACACGATGCCAGACGAAACTGCACGACAGGTCCacctgaaagacaaacacaaaaacgaTGCCACAGGTTTCACCTTGAGCAgttacaacagtaaaatgcagcCGACAAAGCTCTGTGCCACCGAGAAGATGATAAATACACAGCAGTGGTTCTCACCACTGAGGATGCTGGGAGCGAATGTGCAGCAGGTGACACCCAGGTCGTGGGCGTTCTTCTCTGCGTGGAGTTGGTTCATGCCCAGGTCCCACAGACGCAGGTCCCCATAGGTGGAGCCGGTCATGAACACCTGACTGCAGGGGCTGAAGGAGCAGGCTACCACTGTGGTGTCAGTCACTGCCCCGGTccttcacaaacacaaccaACAGCAGTCACATGAACACATCAGTTTACAGCTGAGTCCAGCTTTACTGTCACTGCTTACATAGACAAATACATGGAAATGTCAGGACTGTAAAGATGTTacatcatgtacagtaacagAGACGaacttttatctgttttatctgAAAAGCCATTCCAAATGTATAGTTAAAGGGCTGGAACTAACAAACAGTagtaaaaataagtaaaacctTGATGTAATTTGTGCATTTTCAGCTGATCAACCAGTAATTTCAGCTCTAGACAAAGTCATCTTTCCAATTTACCTGCAGAGCTTTTTGGAGGGGAAATCCCACAGAGCCAAAGTGCCATCAGACGCACCCGAAACCAGGTGAGCGGAGTCGGGGGAGAGTGCACAGATCCTGACCGGGCTGCGACCAGGATGCTCCAGGACAGCCTCGATCTCCCCCGTCACCGTGGACCAGATCACTGTGGTTGCATCGGTCGAACACGAGGCGAGGAACTGCCCACAGGcgctgaagcagcagcagtggatgCTGTAGCCGTGTCCTGACAGCGGTGAGAAGGGCAACTGAGAGAAGTCACGCGTGTTGTAAATCCTGAGAGTTTTGTCCCCAGAACATGTGGCCAACAGTTTGCCAGAAAAGGCACACCAGTTGACATCATCCCGATGGTCTTGTAAAGTGCAAATCAGGGACGTCATGTGGAGTGCTGCTCCTGAAGTTAGCACAACGGAAATGAGAAATTATACGAAAACCTGAACCCAGCAGCAGATTTGTGGAGACATAGAATTAAAATGTGCTCTTCTGGCTAATTCAAGTCAGGATGcagttgttttagttttctaaCTAATGCATGACTAATGTAAACTCTCTGCCAACACTCAACTGAATACTACTAATGACATTCATCTCAGACGAGAGTCAATCAGGGATATTCAGTTACCTTATTTCCTACAATGAAAACtggattaaaacaaacattagctGAATGACTTTCTGCTGTTAGGTGACATATATCagagaaatcaaataaaacagtatttagTGCCACAAATTTGTACACATTTACAAAGTTTTAtgtaaaaagaccaaaacatttgctgcttccaATTTCCCAGATGTGAGGATAGGATATAGAATTAATATCTTTGGTTTTGGACTGATGGACACAACACCAGCTATCTAGAGATATTCCCCCtggtgttattattattattattattattattttacataatgtAGAAAACATCATCGTGTAATTCATCAATAAATATTCAGCAGACTAACACACAGTTTGTCtcaaagatgtgtttgtttgcgTTTCTCATTTCTAGAAATGATTTATTCAAGTTcaacagcagataaaaaaaaaagaagaaaactaaaaacaagatagttgtgttttttctcctctacGGACATTGGTTGATGTTTCCCATCATCAGGtggagagaaaagcaaacagctgcagctgcgGCTCCAACTAAAGGAAACTTTCTTCTTCGTTTGactgatattattattattacgaCAGCGAAGAAACAAACGATTGGACAAACAACAACGATAAAGCAATAGATAAACAAGAGTAAATCTAACAGTAGCATCAGCTTCACCTGTAAACACTTGTGTTTTCTACCTTTCTGCGTCGTGTGGTCCGTTCGGGTCACTGCTGTTCACTTCCGGCACGAACAGCTGACCGTGACGTAGTACGCCTTACGTCACTGCGGCGGAACgtgttatgtttttcttttcacgcaaacaacaaataaataaaatgacgaAAAATCTTTAGTGTCACATTTAAAGACCATCAGTTGTTATATCTGATACCCATATACAGGACTATTCTGGGAAAAGAAGAGTATAGAGAAATATTTTGGGCGActtaaactaactaactaccttTATTAGACTAACTAAAAagattaataacacaaaatacagtcATAAGACTATTGATGTTGAACTGATGTTAAATTCACAAACCACTGGACACTGTGTAAAGTTCTGCAAATTAtaatttttagatttaaatcaTCATTAAAGCAGTAAGGTGTTATAATAAGCCCAATCAataccagctgcaacattaaagtaaTAAGCACAATAATTTTTAttccttaaaaaaaactaaagtatcttttgaattaatacatttattccTTTACTTTTTGAATGCAgcactttttacttttaacactTTTAATTCTACACTGTGGCATTAACACTTTTACATGAACAATCTGATACATTTAAATCTATTTGAATGTAtcataatgtatatttaaaaccTCTGTATATTActtttgtagtttatttttggtgttgtaaaatgtgacaaTGTTCCATAAAAAGCTCTACTGTGAATGGATGGATAGAAACACCGTGTCCAGTGCACTTCCACCAAAACTCGGTGGTTTGGGATTAAGGGCCTTGCTCAAGGGCGCAATTAGTGGTGTTGATGAGTGAAAAGGCGTTTATTTTATACCATTTATAAGATTATTCTAGAGAAACTGACaaattgtcatttattttctgatttcagCTCATTGTGAATATGATCTGGTTTATTTCGTCTTCTGTGACTATACCGAGCTGTTTAttggacaaaaagaaaacataatattGGACTTTGTGAAACTGAAAAGGATATTATTCacaattttctgacattttattgattCAGTGACTAATTACTCAGTCGAGTAAGTAAGCAACAGATTAATCGGTACTGAAAATACTTGTTGCAGCACTAATGCATCGACGTGTGACGTGAAGAATAAATTTTATCCACGGATCCATTACGGCATCTTTTGTCCAAAGCAGTGCTGTAAGatgaaattgaaataaaaccagtttaAGTCATTTACATTGAAAAACATCCTTTTAATAGGTCCGTGCCACACACTAGTGAAAAATAAAGCTCCTACAAAAGAATGATACTTTTATTCCACAATATCTTAAATAAAGTAACTTCAAGTACTCTTGACTTGGGTACAAAAAAATCTAGCTGCCTCCATCAGGCCACAACACACAGCAAGGTTCAACACAGTGGTTACAAATGGCCTTAGGTCCTCTGTATTGTGGCAGATTACGAGGAAATGCATCATGGAAGCATAACTGAATGCttgttgttccttttttttttctgctatgGTGAGGAATGgtttctgtgtcactgtccaACTTTGGAGGCCTTGTTGGATTGaaatcatataaaaaaataatgtcatcataagaatgaaaactaaaaacaataacatcCCCTACATGCCCCTGTTGGAAGGGTAGGCACTACCAAGATTAAGGATACCACAGTGTTTGCAGAGgatatgtatatactgtacaaacaatATATATGATAATGTTTTCATCACGTTCACTAAAATAGAATGCTACAATCATTCTAAGGCATAAACAATATCTTAATATTCTTAAACAATTTTTACACATCGTTCCAAACAAGACATAATATTGACATTAATAAACAGTATATACACATGAATCACCATTATCTAACTGTTCCTCTGCTGTTCCtgtaaataaatgcagttttacagtttgaacaAATGAATACAGTCCTCTGATGCCCCAAAGCACTGAACAgtgtaaacagttttttttttttcttggctttgTTT is a genomic window containing:
- the wdsub1 gene encoding WD repeat, SAM and U-box domain-containing protein 1 isoform X1, producing MTSLICTLQDHRDDVNWCAFSGKLLATCSGDKTLRIYNTRDFSQLPFSPLSGHGYSIHCCCFSACGQFLASCSTDATTVIWSTVTGEIEAVLEHPGRSPVRICALSPDSAHLVSGASDGTLALWDFPSKKLCRTGAVTDTTVVACSFSPCSQVFMTGSTYGDLRLWDLGMNQLHAEKNAHDLGVTCCTFAPSILSGGPVVQFRLASCGQDSQLKIWSITKSSSKVFKMQLLHTLSSQTAPVLSCAYSSDGQLLVSGSVDKTVTIYDAKNAVLLYTLKKHDRYVTACAFSPTSPLIATGSMDKTVNIWRLEDGCSGYGGKLSPEEPALTSNEGRTSAGRSKLLVSDWSEDDVSEWLMEEGLGGLVDKFRANNIDGIELLSLTKETLASELHIESVGLRSKLLRKVEELKSDSVCSGIPDEFLCPITRELMKEPVIAADGYSYEREAIESWINTKNRSSPMTNLPLLTTLLTPNHTLKMAIGRWKTSQ
- the wdsub1 gene encoding WD repeat, SAM and U-box domain-containing protein 1 isoform X2; protein product: MTSLICTLQDHRDDVNWCAFSGKLLATCSGDKTLRIYNTRDFSQLPFSPLSGHGYSIHCCCFSACGQFLASCSTDATTVIWSTVTGEIEAVLEHPGRSPVRICALSPDSAHLVSGASDGTLALWDFPSKKLCRTGAVTDTTVVACSFSPCSQVFMTGSTYGDLRLWDLGMNQLHAEKNAHDLGVTCCTFAPSILSGGPVVQFRLASCGQDSQLKIWSITKSSSKVFKMQLLHTLSSQTAPVLSCAYSSDGQLLVSGSVDKTVTIYDAKNAVLLYTLKKHDRYVTACAFSPTSPLIATGSMDKTVNIWRLEDGCSGYEEPALTSNEGRTSAGRSKLLVSDWSEDDVSEWLMEEGLGGLVDKFRANNIDGIELLSLTKETLASELHIESVGLRSKLLRKVEELKSDSVCSGIPDEFLCPITRELMKEPVIAADGYSYEREAIESWINTKNRSSPMTNLPLLTTLLTPNHTLKMAIGRWKTSQ